In a genomic window of Weissella tructae:
- a CDS encoding bifunctional folylpolyglutamate synthase/dihydrofolate synthase — protein sequence MIETYEQALAFIHGRHKWTKTPTFDRLGFILATLNHPEHKQKYIHVTGTNGKGSTSQMMASILRAANLQVGLFSSPFIERFNETIQDNNGPISDAQLLTLVQRLEPLVRAQDVAHPGFELTEFEIVTVLMFMYFEQMPVDVVILEVGIGGMWDSTQIIADKLAAVITSVSYDHMHVLGDTLTEITQQKADIIAPGKPVIVGDLPQEALTVVQDIAQKRDSDLYVYGQSFGMRTVDHQLTYVIDQHKLPVQLNLNGQYQIGNAAVAIKTVQTVAPMLGVTIADAAIQEGLRHVIWPARFETVADHPLVIVDGAHNVAGIDALVQTLRSSYGDKTVGIVFSALADKHFEQMLRHLLAETNLKIVVVPFTAPGSRQAIAGLPFTHPRLTWGDDWQTALKSLQAQTDMTVITGSLYFVSEVRQQFK from the coding sequence ATGATTGAGACATATGAACAAGCTTTAGCCTTTATACATGGGCGTCATAAATGGACCAAAACACCAACTTTCGATCGGTTGGGGTTTATTTTGGCGACCCTGAATCATCCTGAACACAAACAAAAATATATTCATGTCACCGGAACAAATGGTAAAGGCTCAACAAGTCAAATGATGGCTAGCATCTTGCGTGCTGCTAACCTACAAGTTGGTTTGTTCAGCTCGCCGTTTATCGAACGATTCAATGAAACAATTCAAGATAATAACGGGCCAATTTCAGATGCACAATTATTAACCTTGGTGCAAAGATTAGAACCATTAGTGCGTGCGCAAGATGTTGCACATCCTGGTTTTGAATTAACTGAGTTTGAAATTGTAACGGTCTTGATGTTTATGTACTTTGAACAGATGCCTGTAGATGTGGTGATTTTAGAAGTTGGGATTGGTGGGATGTGGGATAGTACCCAGATTATCGCCGATAAACTAGCAGCTGTGATCACTTCGGTGTCATATGATCATATGCATGTGTTAGGGGATACGCTTACTGAAATTACCCAGCAAAAAGCCGATATTATTGCGCCGGGTAAGCCAGTGATTGTGGGGGATTTACCACAAGAGGCGTTAACGGTTGTGCAAGATATTGCTCAGAAGCGTGATAGTGATCTATATGTTTACGGTCAATCATTTGGCATGAGGACAGTAGATCATCAATTAACGTATGTGATAGATCAGCATAAGCTACCGGTGCAGTTAAACCTGAATGGTCAGTATCAAATTGGTAATGCGGCTGTGGCGATTAAAACCGTACAAACAGTAGCGCCGATGTTAGGGGTTACGATTGCAGATGCGGCGATTCAAGAAGGCTTACGGCATGTCATTTGGCCCGCTAGATTTGAAACTGTGGCAGACCATCCTTTGGTGATTGTAGATGGGGCCCATAATGTCGCTGGGATTGATGCCTTGGTTCAAACACTGCGTAGCTCATACGGTGATAAAACCGTTGGGATTGTTTTTAGCGCATTAGCTGATAAACATTTCGAACAAATGCTACGCCATTTATTAGCGGAAACCAATCTGAAAATTGTTGTTGTGCCGTTTACAGCGCCAGGAAGCCGACAAGCGATTGCTGGCTTACCATTTACGCATCCACGATTAACATGGGGGGATGACTGGCAAACAGCATTGAAGAGCTTACAAGCGCAAACGGATATGACGGTGATAACGGGCTCTTTGTATTTCGTTTCGGAAGTACGACAACAGTTCAAATAA